The following are encoded together in the Mammaliicoccus vitulinus genome:
- the gltS gene encoding sodium/glutamate symporter, whose product MLELDAITTLALACILLLLGEAVVSNVSILRRLCIPAPVIGGLLFAILVAILQSTNIITIKLDSDFIQNFFMLAFFTTIGLGASLKLLKLGGKVLILYFVFCGVLAFCQNVIGVSLAKVLNIPPLLGLTAGSMSMEGGHGNAAAYGQTLESLGVNSAVTAALAAATLGLVAGGLIGGPVVKYLIKKFDLKPEDAKDSGLDYSEVEYNENLHSRMNPTTVFIVQFTIIAVCMAIGTFIGEGFTDLTGINIPVYVGAMFVAVIIRNISDYGNLNIIDMKITNRVSDVTLSLFLSIALMSIELTEIYQLALPLTIIVLAQIVFIVLFSVFVVFRGLGKNYDAAVMIGGFIGHGLGATPNAMANLDVITKKFGASPKAYLVVPVVGAFLIDLLGVPIVTLFINLFS is encoded by the coding sequence ATGTTAGAGCTCGATGCTATTACAACATTGGCACTAGCATGTATCCTACTTTTATTAGGAGAAGCGGTAGTAAGTAATGTTTCTATTTTGAGACGTTTATGTATTCCTGCTCCAGTAATTGGTGGATTATTATTTGCAATATTAGTAGCAATTTTACAATCAACAAATATCATAACGATTAAGTTAGATTCTGATTTTATTCAAAACTTCTTTATGCTCGCTTTCTTTACAACAATAGGTTTAGGAGCATCATTAAAATTATTAAAACTTGGTGGTAAAGTGTTAATACTATACTTCGTCTTTTGTGGCGTATTAGCATTTTGTCAAAACGTTATAGGTGTTTCATTAGCAAAAGTATTAAATATACCACCTTTACTAGGCTTAACTGCTGGTTCTATGTCGATGGAAGGTGGACATGGGAATGCAGCAGCTTATGGTCAAACTTTAGAAAGTTTAGGTGTTAATTCCGCTGTAACAGCAGCACTCGCAGCAGCTACATTAGGGTTGGTTGCCGGTGGATTAATTGGTGGACCAGTTGTTAAATATTTAATTAAAAAGTTCGATCTAAAACCTGAAGACGCTAAAGATTCTGGTTTAGATTATAGTGAAGTAGAATACAATGAAAATTTACATAGTAGAATGAATCCAACTACAGTGTTTATCGTTCAGTTTACAATTATCGCTGTTTGTATGGCTATTGGTACATTTATTGGCGAAGGATTTACGGATTTAACAGGCATCAATATTCCAGTTTATGTAGGCGCGATGTTTGTGGCAGTAATTATTAGAAATATCTCGGATTATGGTAATTTAAATATCATTGATATGAAAATTACCAATCGAGTAAGCGACGTTACATTAAGTTTATTCTTATCAATCGCATTAATGAGTATTGAGTTAACAGAAATATACCAACTTGCTCTACCATTAACGATTATCGTATTAGCTCAAATCGTGTTTATCGTACTGTTCTCAGTCTTTGTCGTATTCAGAGGACTAGGGAAAAATTATGACGCAGCAGTTATGATCGGTGGATTTATTGGCCATGGATTAGGTGCAACACCGAATGCGATGGCAAACTTAGATGTTATTACGAAGAAATTTGGTGCCTCACCAAAAGCTTATTTAGTCGTACCAGTAGTTGGCGCATTCCTAATTGATTTATTAGGTGTTCCAATCGTTACGTTATTTATTAATCTATTTAGCTAA
- a CDS encoding APC family permease has product MKHNQEQSLQKSIGLMTAITIVVGTIIGSGVFVKPAVVLTYAGTSNMAILAWVVGGVLTLAAGLTISEIGAQIPKTGGLYAYIRDIYGPFWGFLTGWVQTIIYGPAIIVSLVLFFGILVTNFFSISNNMSVWVGLLALIFLTIVNILGTKFGGLMQNVTTIAKLIPVFAIIIFGLLWGNEGIFGQDVTSLIKTDGEINFGRAVLATLFAYDGWIMLTNMTGEMKKPQRNLPLAMLIGLLIVTLAYVLINIAVFHVIPAAELVGLGNTASAEAAKTLFGDIGSKIVNIGVIISIFGCLNGKIITFPRIPFAMAEDGLLPMHKFVGYISPKFKSPLGALTTVFGISFLLIILTLLFPETVNADYLSEVTIFIIYIFYMMAFVGLFILRKRNKDVKRAYSVPLYPFIPLLALLGGAFIIINTLISDFMGSLYSLIILAIGIPVYMYLKNKQKTD; this is encoded by the coding sequence ATGAAACATAATCAAGAACAATCATTACAGAAATCAATCGGATTAATGACTGCTATTACTATTGTTGTTGGTACGATTATCGGATCAGGTGTATTCGTGAAACCAGCTGTTGTTTTAACATATGCTGGTACTAGTAATATGGCAATTCTTGCTTGGGTTGTTGGGGGCGTATTAACTTTAGCTGCTGGTTTAACAATTTCTGAAATCGGAGCTCAAATTCCCAAAACAGGTGGATTATATGCCTATATTCGTGATATTTACGGTCCATTTTGGGGCTTCTTAACAGGTTGGGTTCAAACGATTATATATGGACCGGCCATTATCGTATCACTTGTATTATTTTTCGGTATACTTGTCACAAATTTCTTTAGTATTAGTAACAATATGAGCGTTTGGGTTGGATTACTCGCACTCATCTTTTTAACAATTGTAAATATTTTAGGTACAAAGTTTGGCGGACTCATGCAAAACGTCACAACTATCGCTAAACTCATTCCTGTATTTGCAATTATCATATTCGGATTACTTTGGGGTAACGAAGGTATTTTCGGTCAAGATGTAACATCACTCATTAAAACGGACGGAGAAATAAACTTCGGTCGTGCTGTCCTTGCAACGTTATTTGCCTATGACGGTTGGATCATGTTGACGAATATGACTGGAGAAATGAAAAAGCCACAAAGAAATTTACCATTGGCAATGTTAATCGGTTTATTAATCGTAACACTTGCTTATGTACTCATTAACATCGCTGTATTTCATGTGATACCTGCAGCAGAATTAGTAGGATTAGGAAACACAGCTAGTGCAGAAGCTGCAAAAACATTATTCGGTGACATAGGTTCAAAAATTGTGAATATCGGTGTCATCATTTCAATATTCGGTTGTTTAAACGGAAAAATCATTACCTTCCCACGTATTCCATTTGCTATGGCTGAAGATGGTTTATTACCAATGCATAAGTTTGTGGGATATATTAGTCCTAAATTCAAATCACCATTAGGCGCATTAACAACTGTATTCGGGATTTCATTCTTGCTCATCATCTTAACATTGTTATTCCCAGAAACAGTGAATGCAGACTATTTATCAGAAGTAACCATATTTATTATTTATATTTTCTATATGATGGCATTCGTAGGGTTATTTATTCTTAGAAAACGCAACAAAGACGTTAAACGAGCATATTCCGTACCGTTGTATCCTTTCATTCCATTATTAGCACTGCTAGGTGGCGCTTTTATTATTATCAATACACTCATCTCAGACTTTATGGGCTCATTATATTCATTGATAATATTAGCAATAGGTATTCCGGTTTATATGTACTTAAAAAACAAACAAAAAACAGACTAG
- a CDS encoding APC family permease has product MARNKKDLSRGNLDKNLSEKFVWAIAYGSSIGWGAFILPGDWIAQAGPLGASIGIFIGALLMIVIAVSYGALVEKFPVSGGAFAFGYLGFGKYVSFFSSWFLTFGYICIVALNASAFSLLFKFIMPGFLEQGKLYTVAGWDVYITEILLSSLILLIFAWISIKGSSFSGSLQYVFCVILAVVVILLFAGSFFTQDFSFSNLNPVVNNDEGWLSSIVIILAVAPWAYVGFDNIPQTAEEFNFAPSKTFKLIVFSLIASALTYVMMILLTSWLFKDASAVGGNLWITGSVVQEAFSFVGLAVLVVAIMMGIFTGLNGFFMSSSRLLFSMGRASVMPSVFKKLHPKYNTPYISIIFILVLALVAPWLGRTALTWIVDMSSTGVSIAYFITCLSAFKLFSYDKRSMMYHPKYKTFAIIGAVIAGIFLCLLLIPGSPASLSLPSYIALFVWLVLGIVFFMIRYPSLKKMTNDELNYLVLDKTKEEMIDLEAKTDVKK; this is encoded by the coding sequence ATGGCAAGGAATAAGAAAGATTTATCAAGAGGAAATTTAGATAAAAATTTATCAGAAAAATTTGTATGGGCTATTGCATACGGTTCGAGTATCGGGTGGGGTGCATTTATACTACCTGGTGATTGGATTGCTCAAGCTGGGCCTTTAGGTGCATCAATCGGTATCTTTATCGGCGCTTTACTAATGATTGTTATCGCAGTAAGTTATGGCGCACTAGTTGAGAAGTTTCCGGTTTCCGGTGGCGCATTTGCTTTTGGATATTTAGGATTTGGTAAATATGTATCCTTCTTCTCATCTTGGTTTTTAACATTTGGTTATATATGTATCGTTGCATTAAATGCTTCGGCATTTAGTCTGCTTTTCAAATTTATTATGCCAGGATTTTTAGAACAAGGTAAATTATATACAGTCGCAGGTTGGGACGTGTACATAACAGAAATTTTACTATCTTCACTTATTCTATTAATTTTTGCTTGGATAAGTATAAAAGGCTCAAGTTTTTCAGGTAGTTTACAGTATGTATTCTGCGTGATTTTAGCAGTTGTCGTTATATTGTTATTTGCAGGTTCATTTTTTACTCAAGATTTTTCATTCTCTAACCTTAATCCAGTCGTTAATAATGACGAAGGATGGCTCTCGTCTATTGTAATCATTTTAGCTGTTGCACCTTGGGCATATGTAGGGTTTGATAATATCCCTCAAACAGCAGAAGAATTTAACTTTGCACCAAGTAAGACATTTAAGTTAATCGTATTTAGTTTAATCGCTTCAGCATTAACTTATGTCATGATGATATTGTTGACAAGTTGGTTATTTAAAGACGCATCAGCAGTTGGTGGAAACTTATGGATAACTGGATCAGTCGTTCAAGAAGCCTTCTCGTTCGTAGGGTTAGCAGTGTTAGTTGTGGCAATCATGATGGGCATATTTACAGGTTTGAACGGATTCTTTATGAGTTCTAGTAGATTGTTATTCTCTATGGGTAGAGCATCTGTTATGCCAAGTGTCTTTAAAAAATTACACCCAAAATATAATACGCCATATATCAGTATTATATTTATATTAGTGCTTGCATTAGTAGCACCTTGGTTAGGTAGAACGGCTTTAACATGGATTGTAGATATGTCTTCAACAGGCGTATCAATCGCATATTTCATAACATGTTTATCAGCATTCAAACTGTTCTCATATGACAAAAGAAGTATGATGTATCATCCGAAATATAAAACATTTGCGATCATCGGGGCGGTTATCGCAGGGATATTCTTATGCTTATTACTTATTCCAGGATCACCCGCAAGTTTATCATTACCATCTTACATTGCATTATTTGTCTGGTTAGTGCTTGGAATTGTATTCTTTATGATCAGATACCCATCACTTAAAAAAATGACAAACGATGAATTAAACTACTTAGTCTTAGATAAGACTAAAGAAGAAATGATAGATTTAGAAGCCAAAACAGATGTGAAAAAATAG
- a CDS encoding DUF423 domain-containing protein has translation MKLFIIIGAINAMIAVAAGAFGAHGLENKLSAKYLDIWEKATTYQMYHALGLILIGIITGTTSASLNVAGWLMTFGIVFFSGSLYILAVTQIKILGAITPIGGVLFIASWILLVIAVWKV, from the coding sequence ATGAAATTATTTATTATTATTGGTGCAATTAATGCAATGATCGCAGTAGCAGCTGGAGCGTTTGGTGCGCATGGATTAGAAAATAAATTATCAGCTAAATATTTAGATATATGGGAAAAAGCTACAACATATCAAATGTATCATGCTTTAGGTTTAATTTTAATAGGTATTATTACAGGGACAACTTCAGCTAGTTTAAATGTCGCTGGTTGGTTGATGACATTTGGTATCGTATTCTTTAGTGGTTCATTATATATATTAGCTGTTACACAAATTAAAATATTAGGCGCTATTACACCAATTGGTGGCGTGTTGTTTATTGCAAGTTGGATATTACTTGTAATTGCAGTTTGGAAAGTTTAA
- a CDS encoding DUF5327 family protein translates to MISRDQLIAAIEEELVGADNASTNEIFNRHMHAIHTLSGLFDKEEGIKHDIKVEQNFSSTRTKPVKKEKPQVSNEEIRKMGGKVSHSSSVDANDKQLTTDDGIGNGDSLFEF, encoded by the coding sequence ATGATTAGTAGAGATCAATTAATTGCGGCCATTGAAGAAGAATTAGTAGGCGCTGATAACGCCTCAACAAATGAAATTTTTAATCGACATATGCATGCAATTCATACTTTAAGTGGATTATTTGATAAAGAAGAGGGTATTAAACACGATATAAAAGTGGAACAAAACTTCTCTTCAACTCGAACAAAGCCAGTTAAAAAAGAAAAACCTCAAGTTTCTAATGAAGAAATTAGAAAAATGGGTGGAAAAGTATCTCATTCATCATCAGTTGATGCGAATGATAAGCAGTTAACAACAGATGATGGAATAGGTAACGGAGATTCACTATTTGAGTTTTAA
- a CDS encoding uracil-DNA glycosylase, whose translation MDWQEIFHNIKSEHDFSEMESFLEKAYQNKTIYPDKENIYQAFDLTPLDRVKVVVLGQDPYHGPNQAHGLAFSVQPTGKFPPSLRNIYKELEADIGCQRETPHLQDWAKEGVLLLNTVLTVEAHQAHSHKNIGWEIFTDEIIKSVSRELDDVVFILWGKPAQSKIKLIDTERHHIIQSVHPSPLSAYRGFFGSKPFSKTNEYLIASGKEPINWCGGDNL comes from the coding sequence ATGGATTGGCAAGAAATATTTCACAATATAAAATCTGAGCATGACTTTTCTGAAATGGAGTCATTTTTAGAAAAAGCTTATCAAAATAAAACGATTTATCCAGATAAGGAAAATATTTATCAAGCGTTTGATTTAACACCTTTAGATCGCGTGAAAGTTGTCGTACTTGGTCAAGACCCGTATCATGGTCCTAATCAAGCACATGGCTTAGCTTTTTCGGTGCAACCAACTGGGAAGTTTCCGCCTTCTTTAAGAAATATTTATAAAGAATTAGAGGCAGACATAGGGTGTCAACGAGAAACACCTCATTTACAAGATTGGGCTAAGGAAGGTGTGTTGTTGTTAAACACTGTTTTAACTGTAGAAGCACATCAAGCACATTCTCATAAAAATATTGGCTGGGAAATATTCACTGATGAAATTATTAAAAGTGTTTCTCGTGAGTTGGATGATGTTGTATTTATCTTATGGGGTAAACCGGCACAATCTAAAATTAAGCTGATTGATACTGAACGACATCATATTATACAATCAGTGCATCCAAGTCCGTTGTCAGCATACAGAGGCTTTTTTGGGTCTAAACCATTTAGCAAAACGAATGAATATTTGATTGCAAGCGGGAAGGAACCTATAAATTGGTGTGGAGGTGACAATTTATGA
- the thiD gene encoding bifunctional hydroxymethylpyrimidine kinase/phosphomethylpyrimidine kinase, producing MALKKVLTIAGSDTSAGAGMQADLKTFQEHDTYGMVALAAVVTMDPQTWAHDVTPLPLDLLDKQLNTAISIGPDAIKTGMLGSEEVIKRARQAYDESGSEIFVVDPVMVCKGEDEVLNPGNTEAMIKELLPKATVVTPNLFEAGQLSGLGKLTSIDDMKKAAEKIHELGAQYIVIKGGKALESDKAYDLYYDGQKHILLSTDKFQSSYNHGAGCTFAAATTANLANGETPEEAIKHAKAFVASAIKNGWKMNDFVGPVDHGASNRIEKIEVYTEEV from the coding sequence ATGGCATTAAAAAAAGTCTTAACAATCGCAGGATCTGACACAAGTGCTGGAGCTGGAATGCAAGCTGATTTAAAAACATTCCAAGAACACGATACTTATGGAATGGTTGCATTAGCAGCAGTCGTTACAATGGACCCACAAACTTGGGCGCATGACGTAACGCCATTACCTCTTGATTTATTAGATAAACAGTTAAATACTGCTATTTCAATAGGTCCTGATGCAATAAAAACAGGTATGCTTGGTTCAGAAGAAGTTATTAAACGTGCGCGTCAAGCATATGATGAATCTGGATCTGAAATCTTTGTAGTAGACCCTGTAATGGTCTGTAAAGGCGAAGACGAAGTACTTAACCCAGGAAATACTGAAGCAATGATTAAAGAACTATTACCAAAAGCAACAGTCGTGACACCTAACTTATTTGAAGCAGGTCAACTTTCAGGCTTAGGTAAACTGACTTCAATTGATGATATGAAAAAAGCAGCAGAAAAAATCCATGAATTAGGTGCTCAATATATTGTTATTAAAGGTGGAAAAGCATTAGAATCAGATAAAGCTTATGACTTATACTATGACGGTCAAAAGCATATACTGCTCTCTACTGACAAATTCCAATCTAGTTATAATCATGGTGCAGGATGTACATTCGCAGCAGCAACAACAGCTAATTTAGCAAATGGTGAAACACCAGAAGAAGCCATTAAACACGCTAAAGCGTTCGTTGCATCTGCAATTAAAAACGGTTGGAAAATGAATGACTTTGTAGGACCAGTCGATCACGGTGCTTCAAATCGCATTGAAAAAATCGAAGTATACACTGAAGAAGTGTAA
- the nagB gene encoding glucosamine-6-phosphate deaminase, whose amino-acid sequence MQIINLGSKEEACHYVANELLKQIISNKKSVLGLATGGTMVRVYEQLVNLIRINELDLNEITTFNLDEYIGIDYDHSESYYTYMHDVLFNHLSTWNEERIHLPNGSAEDLQQETKHYESLLDKEGPIDVQILGIGENGHIGFNEPGTSFESLTSIVDLTESTIEANSRYFEAIEEVPKQAISMGIQSILKAKRIILLAYGPKKADAIRKLMTGEITTDLPASALYNHPNVEIILDNNAYLSEDDE is encoded by the coding sequence ATGCAAATCATTAATTTAGGTTCTAAAGAGGAAGCGTGTCATTATGTTGCTAATGAGTTATTAAAGCAAATTATTTCAAATAAAAAAAGTGTTCTAGGTTTAGCGACTGGTGGAACGATGGTTCGTGTATACGAACAGCTCGTTAACTTAATTAGAATTAATGAGCTTGATTTAAATGAAATCACAACTTTTAACTTAGATGAATATATTGGAATAGATTATGACCATTCTGAAAGTTATTATACGTATATGCACGATGTTCTGTTTAATCACTTATCAACTTGGAATGAAGAACGTATTCATTTACCAAATGGTTCAGCTGAAGATCTTCAACAAGAAACAAAACATTATGAAAGTTTGTTAGATAAAGAAGGTCCGATTGATGTTCAAATACTTGGAATTGGTGAAAATGGACATATCGGCTTTAATGAACCAGGAACATCGTTTGAAAGTTTAACAAGTATTGTAGATTTAACAGAGTCTACAATTGAAGCAAACAGCAGATACTTTGAAGCGATTGAAGAAGTGCCTAAACAAGCTATATCAATGGGTATTCAATCAATATTAAAAGCAAAACGTATTATTCTATTAGCTTATGGACCTAAAAAGGCTGATGCCATTCGCAAATTAATGACTGGTGAAATTACAACGGATTTACCAGCATCAGCTTTGTATAATCATCCTAATGTGGAAATTATATTGGATAATAACGCATACTTGAGCGAAGATGATGAATAG
- a CDS encoding N-acetylmannosamine-6-phosphate 2-epimerase codes for MLPQGLIVSCQALPGEPLHSSFIMSKMALAAYQAGAKGIRANTKEDIIAIKEEVDLPVIGIVKRDYKDSKVFITATSKEIDELIASGCDVIALDATKQERPKESLEELVSYIREHAPNVEIMADVSDLEEAVYADKLGFDYVGTTLRGYTDYTKGHVLYENDFQFLKDVLSHVDAKVIAEGNVMTPEMFKRVTDLGVHCTVVGGAITRPLEIAKRFIKEIEG; via the coding sequence ATGTTACCTCAAGGATTAATTGTTTCATGCCAAGCTTTACCGGGAGAACCATTGCATTCATCATTTATAATGAGTAAGATGGCATTAGCAGCATATCAAGCTGGTGCTAAAGGTATCCGAGCAAATACGAAAGAAGATATTATAGCAATAAAAGAAGAAGTGGATTTACCTGTGATCGGCATTGTAAAGCGTGATTATAAAGACTCTAAAGTTTTTATTACAGCTACTTCAAAAGAAATTGATGAATTAATTGCAAGTGGTTGTGACGTGATAGCTTTAGATGCAACAAAACAAGAAAGACCTAAAGAATCACTAGAAGAGCTTGTTTCATATATTAGAGAACATGCACCAAATGTAGAAATCATGGCAGACGTATCAGATTTAGAAGAAGCGGTTTATGCTGATAAGCTTGGGTTTGATTACGTTGGTACGACATTAAGAGGTTATACGGATTATACTAAAGGACATGTTCTATACGAAAATGATTTTCAATTTTTAAAAGATGTGCTAAGCCATGTGGATGCAAAAGTCATAGCTGAAGGCAATGTTATGACACCAGAAATGTTTAAACGTGTTACAGATTTAGGTGTGCACTGTACAGTAGTTGGAGGCGCAATCACAAGACCTTTAGAAATAGCAAAGCGATTTATTAAAGAAATAGAGGGATAA
- a CDS encoding PTS transporter subunit EIIC — MSKVFDKAQQFGKSFMLPIAILPAAGLLLGIGGALSNPNTIKAYPVLDIDLLQYIFILMSSAGNIVFANLPVLFAIGVAIGLARSDKGTAGLAAMLGFLIMNATMNALLTITDNVAAQEGLAKAGQGMVLGIQTVETGVFGGIIVGIMTAMLHNKYNKISLPPFLGFFGGSRFVPIVTSVASIGLGVILFFVWPTIQGWIFNAGGLVNKTGVVGTFIYGFILRMLGPFGLHHIFYLPFWQTALGGTMEINGKVVQGTQNIFFAQLGDANLTHYYSGISRYMSGRFITMMFGLLGAALAIYHTAKPEKKKVVGGLMLSAALTSFLTGITEPLEFSFLFIAPVLYVIHAIFDGLAFMMADIFNITIGQTFSGGFIDYILFGVLQGNSKTNFLLVIPIGIVWFLLYYVTFRFLITKFNFKTPGREDEDAIQSVDASDRAKTIIKGLGGKENIDIVDCCATRLRVTIHDEKLFDEDVIKSTESRGVVRKGTGVQIIYGPHVTTIKNEVEEALEE; from the coding sequence ATGAGTAAAGTTTTTGATAAAGCACAACAATTCGGGAAATCATTTATGTTACCAATCGCTATTTTACCAGCAGCAGGTCTGCTATTAGGTATTGGTGGCGCTTTGAGCAATCCAAACACAATAAAGGCATATCCAGTTTTAGATATTGATTTGTTGCAATATATATTTATATTAATGTCGTCAGCAGGTAATATCGTTTTCGCTAACTTACCAGTATTATTTGCAATCGGGGTAGCAATAGGTTTAGCGAGAAGTGATAAAGGAACAGCAGGTTTAGCCGCTATGCTCGGTTTCTTAATTATGAATGCTACTATGAACGCTTTATTAACCATTACGGACAATGTCGCGGCACAAGAAGGATTAGCTAAAGCTGGTCAAGGGATGGTGTTAGGCATTCAAACTGTTGAAACAGGTGTGTTTGGCGGAATTATTGTAGGTATTATGACGGCAATGCTACATAATAAGTACAACAAAATTTCATTGCCACCGTTTTTAGGTTTCTTCGGCGGGTCAAGATTTGTACCTATTGTCACTTCTGTTGCTTCTATAGGACTAGGTGTCATTTTATTCTTTGTTTGGCCAACGATTCAAGGTTGGATATTCAATGCGGGTGGTCTAGTTAATAAAACAGGTGTTGTCGGTACATTTATTTATGGATTTATTCTACGTATGCTTGGACCATTTGGTTTACACCACATATTCTATTTACCATTCTGGCAAACTGCATTAGGTGGCACGATGGAGATTAATGGGAAGGTCGTACAAGGTACTCAAAACATCTTCTTCGCACAATTGGGAGATGCTAATTTAACGCATTATTATTCAGGTATTTCTAGATATATGTCTGGTCGATTTATTACAATGATGTTCGGACTACTAGGGGCGGCGCTAGCAATTTATCACACGGCTAAACCAGAAAAGAAAAAAGTCGTTGGTGGTTTAATGCTTTCAGCAGCTTTGACGTCATTTTTAACTGGAATTACAGAGCCATTAGAATTTAGTTTCTTATTTATAGCGCCAGTTTTATATGTGATTCATGCAATATTTGATGGATTAGCATTCATGATGGCGGATATATTTAACATAACTATAGGACAAACATTTAGTGGTGGCTTTATTGATTACATTCTATTTGGTGTGCTACAAGGCAATAGTAAGACCAACTTCTTACTTGTTATTCCAATTGGTATTGTTTGGTTCTTATTATACTATGTGACATTTAGATTCTTAATTACGAAGTTTAATTTTAAGACACCTGGACGTGAAGATGAAGATGCTATACAGTCTGTTGATGCAAGCGATCGTGCAAAGACAATTATCAAAGGTTTAGGCGGAAAAGAAAATATAGATATTGTGGATTGTTGTGCAACAAGACTTAGAGTAACCATTCATGATGAGAAGCTTTTCGATGAAGATGTGATTAAATCAACTGAATCGAGAGGTGTTGTGAGAAAAGGGACAGGTGTACAAATTATATACGGTCCACATGTTACGACAATAAAAAATGAAGTAGAAGAAGCTTTAGAAGAATAA
- a CDS encoding MurR/RpiR family transcriptional regulator, whose product MNFENRIQQFSYLFTKADEKIASYILDHPVGDHFSTITSLAHAIEVSTSSITRFSHKLNYQHFQDMKFNIQHTYEKSDIQNVPLIKRIHEYHQTLIQQTGEFISNQKINQLIDILSNSEQTLFAGLGSSGLTATEFYYRTMRMGLNGSAVTDAHQMKIGASLLSENDALIAFSNSGKTEELISAAKIAKSQNATVIAITNYAGSELTANSDIVIMTIDQTRVNDKQFINTQISAHFLIDVVSYMLLERPNNMNRYQHTREVILKDNKS is encoded by the coding sequence ATGAATTTTGAAAATCGTATTCAACAATTTTCATACCTTTTCACAAAAGCTGATGAAAAAATAGCAAGTTATATTCTTGATCATCCTGTAGGAGACCATTTTTCTACAATCACATCATTGGCACATGCAATCGAAGTGTCTACTTCTAGCATCACAAGATTTAGCCATAAATTGAACTATCAACACTTCCAAGATATGAAGTTTAATATACAACACACTTATGAAAAATCTGATATTCAAAATGTTCCACTTATCAAAAGAATTCACGAATATCACCAAACGCTCATTCAACAAACGGGCGAATTCATATCCAATCAAAAAATTAATCAATTGATCGATATTCTATCCAATAGCGAACAAACGCTGTTTGCTGGTTTAGGAAGTTCTGGCTTAACTGCAACAGAGTTTTACTATCGAACAATGAGAATGGGCTTAAATGGTAGTGCCGTAACAGATGCTCATCAAATGAAAATAGGTGCATCATTACTATCAGAGAACGACGCACTTATCGCATTTTCTAATAGCGGGAAGACTGAGGAACTGATTAGTGCTGCAAAAATTGCAAAGTCACAAAATGCTACTGTCATCGCTATTACAAACTATGCTGGTAGTGAACTTACCGCAAATTCTGATATTGTCATCATGACAATTGATCAAACAAGAGTAAACGACAAACAGTTTATTAACACTCAAATTTCCGCACATTTTCTGATTGATGTTGTGAGTTATATGTTGTTAGAACGTCCAAATAATATGAATCGTTATCAACACACTAGAGAAGTTATATTAAAAGATAATAAATCTTAG
- a CDS encoding YojF family protein, with protein sequence MELIQVDQVQTLISEYENKPVYLHVETTNGAYANHFDNKVFNAGTFLRNIQVTFTHAHLTGGNKEPYRVGLKLDNNGWVYVQGLTHYEVTEDKELLLAGLNYEGQLAATLEISSNPFKD encoded by the coding sequence ATGGAATTAATTCAAGTAGATCAAGTACAAACGCTAATATCAGAGTATGAAAATAAGCCAGTATATCTCCATGTAGAAACAACAAATGGTGCTTACGCTAACCATTTTGATAACAAAGTATTTAATGCTGGCACATTTTTGAGAAACATCCAAGTTACATTTACACATGCTCATTTAACTGGTGGGAATAAAGAACCTTATCGTGTTGGATTAAAATTAGACAACAATGGTTGGGTCTATGTACAAGGTTTAACACATTATGAGGTAACTGAAGATAAAGAACTATTATTAGCAGGACTAAATTATGAAGGACAGCTTGCTGCAACATTAGAAATAAGTAGCAATCCTTTCAAGGATTAA